A part of Gouania willdenowi chromosome 2, fGouWil2.1, whole genome shotgun sequence genomic DNA contains:
- the LOC114476483 gene encoding LOW QUALITY PROTEIN: dedicator of cytokinesis protein 9-like (The sequence of the model RefSeq protein was modified relative to this genomic sequence to represent the inferred CDS: inserted 1 base in 1 codon; substituted 1 base at 1 genomic stop codon): MMASAPPEARKFTRGLNKPGTAAELRQSVSEAVRTSVLMVKPKIIEPLDYEIVVVQRKTQIVSDVLRDMLQFPTDDIQISTLQRQGRTLFSTVPESAEKEAHSLFVQECIKTYKSDWHVVNYKYEEYSGDFRQLPNKVVRPEKLAPHLFEVDEDVEKDEDTASLGSQKGGVSKHGWLYKGNMNSAISVTMRSFKRRYFHLAQLGDGSYNLNFYKDENTAKEPKGTIFLDSCMGVVQNSKVRRFAFELKMQDKSTFLLAADSEGEMEEWISTLNKILHSTFEQAMQEKRNGDLHDDEEHGKAENSTGAFHDTFQTARDIESKTRSEARLKLFTLDPDTQKLDFTGIEPDVRQFEEKFGKRVLVSCNDLSFNLQGCVAENEEGPTTNVEPFYVVLSLFDVQNGRKISADFHVDLNHPLVRQMTPSISSRTECHINGSFRPGKGLPEGALHYLRRGIFSVTCPHPDIFLVARIEKVLQGGITHCTEPYMKSSDSAKIAQKVLKNAKTACSRLGQYRMPFAWAARSVFKDASGTLDKAARFSPLYRQDSSKLSDEDMFKLLTDFRKXTEKMPNPRPPGNLDVTIDSVAPDVTNCVTSSYIPVRGFEENGPGSALLEVEEFVPVXALMLQPFTGYEKPYLYIYPKLLKYDGQKSFAKARNIAVCIEFKDSDEDDAQSLKCIYGRPGGALFTKHAYAAVLHHQQNPEFYDEIKVELPTQLHEKHHLLFTFYHVSCDSSSKKKDVVESPVGSAWLPLLRDGRVIMNEQLLPVAASLPAGYLTSHDGANKHSGQEIKWVDGGKLLFKVSTHLVSTVYTQDQHLHNFFHHCQSTEMSEQASDGELVKYLKSLHAMEGHVMVNFLPTILNQLFCVLTRATYEDVAVNVTRVMVHVVAQCHEEGLEHYLRSYVKFVLKPEIYSTTSVKTVHEELAKAMTAILKPSTDFLTSNKLLKHSWYFFEALVKSMAHYLQESGKVKLSRNQRFSATFYHAVETLVNMLMPHITQKYKDNLDAARNANHSLALFIKRCFTFMDRGFVFKQINNYMNCFVPGDPKTLYEFKFEFLKVVCHHEHYVPLNLPMPFGKGRVQRFQDLQLDYSLNDDFCRNHFMVGLMLREVGGALQEYKEIRQIAIQVLKGLMIKHTFDDRYSGKSHQARLATLYLPLFGLLQENVSRLDVKDTSPLSNHNSTRDDSLVPNSMMTPQKPGSCIENALHKDVFGVISGTASPHSSTPNISSVPHADSRGSLISTDSANSLLDKSSDKTNSLDKCASALGSTVLRCDKLDRDEIKNLLMCFLHILKSMSEEALFAYWNKAASSELMDFFTLIELCLHQFRYMGKRFIARAGILHARLQQLGTLENAHTFNNMYSHTEADVSSQCLLEANVSTEVCLTVLDTLSIFIMGFKMQLNSDLGHNPLMKKVFQVHLSFLQIPQSETALKQVFTSLRTFIYKFPCTFFDGRADMCASLCYEILKCCNSKLSSIRSDAAHLLYFLMKSNFDYTGRKSFVRTHLQVVIAVSQLIADVIGIGGTRFQQSLSIINNCANSDKSIKHTAFPSDVKDLTKRIRTVLMATEQMKEHENDPEMLVDLQYSLAKSYTSTPELRKTWLDSMARIHNKNGDLSEAAMCYVHVAALVAEYLWRKGMFRQGCSSFRVITPNIDEESAMMEDVGMQDVHFNEEVLMELLEECGDGLWKAERYELIADVYRLVIPIYEQRRDFEKLTHLYDTLHRAYTKVMEVMHSGKRLLGTYFRVAFFGQAAGFFEDEDGKEYIYKEPKFTPLSEISQRLLKLYSDKFGQENVKIIQDSGKVNPKDLDSKYAYIQVTHVTPYLDDKELEDRKTDFEKCHNIRRFVFETPFTVSGKKQGGVEEQCKRRTVLTTTHCFPYVKKRIAVMYQHQTDLSPIEVAIDEMSAKVAEVRLLCSASEVDMIRLQLKLQGSISVQVNVGPLAYARAFLDDSSAKKYPDNKVKQLKEVFRQFVDACGQGLGVNERLIKEDQQEYHDEMKANYRDLTRELSNIMHEQINPVEDGARSPLSDSMGIFNVISGNPIGL; the protein is encoded by the exons GTGAAGCCGAAGATCATCGAGCCTTTGGATTATGAAATTGTGGTCGTCCAGAGGAAGACACAGATCGTCAGTGATGTTCTGCGTGACATGCTGCAGTTCCCCACGGACGACATCCAG ATCTCCACTTTGCAGCGCCAGGGCCGTACGCTGTTCTCCACTGTGCCAGAGAGTGCAGAGAAAGAAGCTCACAGTCTGTTCGTTCAAGAG TGCATCAAAACCTACAAGTCCGACTGGCACGTGGTCAACTACAAGTATGAGGAGTACTCTGGAGATTTCCGCCAGCTCCCAAA TAAAGTAGTGCGTCCTGAGAAACTGGCCCCTCACCTGTTCGAGGTGGATGAAGATGTGGAAAAAGACGAg GACACAGCCTCTCTAGGATCTCAGAAGGGTGGAGTATCCAAACATGGCTGGCTGTACAAAGGGAATATGAACAGCGCAATCAGTGTCACGATGCGG TCCTTCAAGAGGCGGTACTTTCATTTGGCTCAGCTGGGCGATGGATCCTACAACCTCAACTTCTACAAAGACGAGAACACCGCCAAGGAGCCAAAAGGAACCATCTTCCTGGACTCATGCATGGGGGTTGTTCAG AACAGCAAAGTGCGACGCTTTGCCTTTGAGCTGAAAATGCAGGATAAGAGCACCTTCCTGCTGGCTGCAGACAGCGAGGGGGAGATGGAGGAGTGGATAAGCACCCTCAACAAAATCCTTCACAGCACCTTCGAGCAGGCCATGCAGGAGAAGAGGAATGGAGATCTGCACGATG ATGAGGAACATGGAAAGGCCGAAAACTCTACTGGAGCTTTTCACGACACCTTTCAG acAGCACGAGACATTGAATCCAAAACAAGGAGTGAAGCCCGACTCAAACTCTTCACTCTGGACCCTGACACACAG AAGCTGGACTTCACCGGCATCGAACCAGACGTGCGGCAGTTTGAGGAGAAGTTTGGGAAAAGAGTGCTGGTCAGCTGTAACGACCTGTCCTTCAACCTGCAGGGCTGCGTCGCAGAGAACGAAGAGGGGCCCACGACCAAT GTGGAGCCTTTCTATGTGGTCCTATCGCTCTTTGACGTCCAGAACGGCAGAAAAATCTCCGCTGACTTCCACGTGGATCTCAACCACCCTTTAGTCCGACAAATGACACCCAGTATCAGCAGTAGAACTGAGTGTCACATTAACGGTAGCTTCAGGCCAGGTAAAGGACTCCCCGAGGGGGCTCTCCATTACCTTCGACGCGGCATATTCTCCGTCACTTGCCCCCATCCAGATATCTTCCTGGTGGCTAGAATAGAGAAGGTCCTACAGGGAGGGATCACCCATTGCACTGAGCCTTACATGAAGAGCTCAGACTCAGCCAAG ATTGCTCAAAAGGTGCTGAAGAATGCAAAGACAGCTTGCAGTAGACTGGGACAGTACAGGATGCCATTTGCCTGGGCCGCAAG ATCTGTGTTTAAAGATGCATCAGGAACTTTGGACAAAGCGGCTCGTTTCTCACCTCTTTACCGACAGGACAGCAGCAAACTGTCCGACGAGGACATGTTCAAACTGCTCACTGACTTCAGAAAGTAg ACAGAGAAAATGCCAAACCCCCGTCCTCCTGGGAACTTAGATGTAACCATCGACAGCGTAGCCCCCGATGTTACCA ACTGCGTCACATCCTCCTACATCCCAGTGCGGGGCTTTGAGGAGAATGGGCCGGGCAGCGCTCTGCTGGAGGTGGAGGAGTTTGTGCCCG GAGCGCTAATGCTCCAACCATTCACCGGCTATGAAAAACCCTACCTCTACATCTATCCCAAACTCCTCAAGTACGACGGGCAGAAGTCCTTTGCTAAG GCCAGAAATATCGCCGTATGCATTGAATTCAAGGACTCTGATGAAGATGACGCCCAGTCCTTAAAG TGCATTTACGGTCGTCCTGGAGGAGCTTTGTTCACCAAACATGCGTATGCGGCCGTCCTGCACCACCAGCAGAACCCTGAGTTCTATGACGAG ATCAAGGTGGAGCTGCCGACTCAGCTGCATGAGAAGCATCACCTTCTTTTCACCTTCTATCACGTCAGCTGCGACAGCAGCAGCAAGAAGAAAGACGTGGTGGAGTCTCCAG TGGGATCGGCATGGCTGCCCCTGCTCAGGGATGGCAGAGTCATCATGAATGAACAACTGCTGCCTGTGGCTGCAAGCCTGCCTGCTGGGTACCTGACTTCACACGATGGTGCTAACAAG CACTCTGGCCAGGAGATCAAATGGGTGGACGGGGGGAAACTCCTGTTCAAAGTCTCCACACATTTGGTTTCTACCGTCTACACTCAG GATCAGCACTTGCACAACTTCTTCCACCACTGTCAGAGCACGGAGATGTCAGAACAAGCTTCGGATGGAGAGCTGGTTAAATACCTTAAG AGTCTCCATGCTATGGAAGGTCACGTGATGGTCAACTTTCTGCCCACCATCCTTAACCAGCTGTTCTGCGTCCTGACCAGAGCTACATACGAGGACGTGGCGGTCAATGTGACCAG GGTGATGGTTCATGTTGTGGCACAGTGTCACGAAGAAGGACTAGAGCATTACCTCAGATCCTATGTCAAG TTTGTCTTGAAGCCTGAGATTTACTCCACCACCAGCGTCAAAACTGTTCACGAGGAGCTGGCTAAAGCCATGACGGCCATTCTCAAGCCATCCACGGATTTCCTGACTAGCAACAAGCTGCTGAAG CATTCGTGGTACTTCTTTGAAGCTCTGGTGAAATCCATGGCTCATTATCTCCAAGAGAGCGGGAAGGTGAAG CTCTCCAGGAACCAGCGTTTTTCTGCCACCTTCTATCACGCCGTAGAGACTTTGGTCAACATGCTGATGCCTCACATCACGCAGAAGTACAAGGACAACCTTGATGCAGCTCGCAACGCCAACCACAGCTTGGCTCTGTTCATCAAG cgCTGCTTCACCTTCATGGACAGAGGTTTTGTGTTCAAGCAGATCAACAACTACATGAACTGCTTCGTTCCTGGGGACCCCAAG ACTTTGTACGAGTTTAAGTTTGAGTTTCTAAAAGTGGTTTGCCACCATGAGCACTACGTCCCACTAAACCTGCCCATGCCCTTTGGCAAAGGCCGAGTGCAGAGGTTCCAAG ACCTCCAGCTCGACTACTCTCTGAACGATGACTTCTGTCGAAACCACTTCATGGTGGGCCTCATGCTGAGGGAGGTGGGCGGGGCTCTGCAGGAGTACAAGGAGATCCGTCAGATCGCCATCCAGGTGTTAAAAGGGCTGATGATCAAACACACGTTTGATGATCGCTACTCGGGCAAA AGTCACCAGGCCAGGCTGGCCACGCTCTACCTCCCTTTGTTTGGTCTGCTCCAGGAGAACGTTTCCAGGCTGGATGTCAAGGACACATCTCCTCTCAGCAACCACAAT AGCACACGGGACGACTCTTTGGTGCCAAACTCCATGATGACGCCTCAGAAGCCTGGCAGCTGCATAGAGAATGCTCTGCACAAAGATGTGTTTGGGGTTATCTCGGGCACAG CCTCACCTCACAGCTCCACCCCCAACATCAGCTCCGTCCCCCACGCAGACTCCAGAGGCTCCCTCATCTCCACAGACTCTGCAAACAGCCTTCTAGATAAAAGCAGCGACAAGACCAACTCCCTGGACAAA TGTGCGTCGGCTCTGGGCAGCACGGTGCTGCGATGTGACAAACTGGACCGGGACGAGATCAAAAACCTTCTTATGTGCTTTCTGCACATCCTCAAAAGCATGTCAGAAG AAGCCCTTTTTGCCTACTGGAACAAAGCAGCTTCCTCTGAGCTCATGGACTTTTTTACATTAATCGA GCTCTGCCTCCATCAGTTTCGCTACATGGGCAAGAGATTCATTGCCAG GGCGGGGATTCTGCACGCACGCCTGCAGCAGCTGGGAACTCTGGAGAACGCCCACACGTTCAACAACA tgtACTCCCATACAGAGGCAGATGTAAGCAGTCAGTGCTTGCTGGAAGCCAATGTGTCCACAGAGGTGTGCCTCACCGTGCTGGACACCCTCAGTATCTTCATCATGGGCTTCAAG ATGCAGTTGAACTCAGATCTGGGTCACAATCCTCTGATGAAGAAGGTTTTCCAGGTGCATTTAAGCTTCTTGCAGATCCCACAGTCTGAAACCGCCCTCAAACAGGTTTTCACCTCACTCAGGACCTTCATCTATAAG TTCCCGTGCACCTTCTTCGATGGCCGGGCCGACATGTGTGCGTCTCTCTGCTACGAAATCCTGAAATGCTGCAACTCCAAGCTGAGCTCCATCCGCAGTGACGCCGCCCATCTGCTCTACTTCCTCATGAAGAGCAACTTCGACTACACGGGCCGCAAGTCCTTTGTTCGCACTCATCTGCAG GTGGTCATCGCTGTCAGTCAGCTGATTGCTGATGTCATCGGAATCGGGGGAACCCGTTTCCAGCAGTCTCTGTCTATCATTAACAACTGTGCTAACAGTGACAAGAGCATCAAG CACACAGCGTTTCCCTCGGACGTGAAGGACCTGACCAAGCGCATAAGGACGGTGCTGATGGCCACGGAGCAGATGAAGGAACACGAGAATGATCCGGAGATGCTGGTGGACCTGCAGTACAGTTTGGCCAAATCCTACACCAGCACCCCAGAGCTGCGCAAAACCTGGCTGGACAGCATGGCCCGCATTCACAACAAGAACGGGGATCTCTCTGAG GCAGCAATGTGTTACGTGCACGTAGCTGCACTGGTGGCTGAGTATCTGTGGAGAAAAG GAATGTTCCGCCAGGGCTGCTCATCTTTCCGCGTCATCACCCCGAACATTGACGAGGAGTCGGCCATGATGGAGGATGTAGGGATGCAGGACGTTCACTTCAACGAG GAGGTGCTGATGGAGCTGTTGGAGGAGTGTGGGGATGGCCTGTGGAAGGCAGAGCGATACGAGCTCATTGCAGACGTGTACAGGCTCGTTATTCCCATCTACGAACAGCGCAGGGACTTTGAG AAACTGACCCACCTATATGACACCCTCCATCGTGCTTACACTAAAGTGATGGAAGTGATGCACAGCGGTAAGAGGCTGCTGGGAACCTACTTCAGGGTGGCCTTCTTTGGACAG GCTGCG GGTTTCTTTGAGGATGAGGATGGAAAGGAATATATCTACAAGGAGCCAAAGTTCACACCACTGTCTGAAATCTCCCAGAGGCTCCTGAAGCTCTACTCCGATAAATTTGGCCAGGAGAACGTCAAGATTATTCAGGACTCGGGCAAG GTCAACCCAAAGGACCTTGACTCCAAATACGCCTACATCCAGGTGACCCACGTCACGCCCTATCTCGACGACAAGGAGCTGGAGGACCGGAAAACCGACTTTGAAAAGTGCCACAACATCCGGCGCTTTGTATTTGAGACGCCGTTCACCGTGTCGGGGAAGAAGCAGGGCGGGGTGGAGGAGCAGTGTAAACGACGGACCGTTCTCACCA CCACCCACTGTTTCCCGTACGTAAAGAAGCGAATAGCCGTCATGTACCAACACCAGACTGATCTGAGCCCCATAGAGGTGGCCATAGACGAGATGAGCGCCAAGGTGGCCGAGGTGCGCCTGCTGTGCTCCGCCTCCGAGGTGGACATGATCCGGCTGCAGCTCAAGTTGCAGGGCAGCATCAGTGTCCAG GTGAACGTCGGCCCTTTGGCGTACGCCAGAGCTTTCCTGGATGACAGCAGTGCCAAGAAATATCCAGACAACAAAGTCAAACAGCTCAAAGAGGTCTTTAG GCAGTTTGTGGACGCCTGCGGTCAGGGCCTGGGGGTGAACGAGCGGCTGATTAAGGAGGACCAGCAGGAGTACCACGATGAGATGAAGGCCAACTACCGGGACCTGACGAGGGAGCTGTCCAACATCATGCACGAGCAG ATCAACCCAGTGGAAGACGGCGCTCGGAGCCCTCTGTCTGACTCCATGGGAATATTCAACGTCATCAGTGGCAACCCTATTGGCTTGTAG